tgttttttaaagttttgtttccaCTCCCATCCCACCACTCACTTCCCGCCTCCCTTTCAAACCCAATCAGTTCGGTGTCCTTTCCTTGGAGTAttgattatttaatttcaaaGGTGGTCTTTAGTCCTTAGGAGATGGAGCAAGTGCATTGTAAGGGGGAACCCCTGGTTTCTAATCCTGCTGGCCTACTGACTCACTGTGTGCCCTTGGGTGCCctttccaggcctcagtttccccatctaggCGGTTGGGACACTGGGTATCTCGGATGGGGCCGGGCCAGGAGGACTCACAGTACACAGTCAGGTTGATGGGCTCGCTGCGGCTGACACTGACTGGGTTCCAGACCTCACACTGGTaggctccagcctcctccctgcggACGCCATGTCGGGTCAGCACCCGGCCATCGGGGGACAGGCCAAGACGGATGGTGATAGGCAGGGCCTCGCCATTGAAGAACCAGCGGACCTcagcggggctggggctgctgcacGTCAGGTACAGGGTGTCTCGGCGCTCCACCAATGCAGTGCTGTTGGCTGTAACCACGGGCGGGGCCAGGATCTCTGTGGAGCAAgagacagagggggagggggccgggcacCACCTGCTCTGGGGGCCTCCTTCTCCCCAGGCAAGGAGCATGATAGGATCCTGGCGGTGCCCTTGAACCTCCAGCCAGGACAGACAAGGAACAGGAAGGGAGGCAGATTTAATCCTGGAAGCCATCCTGAAGGATGTGagcattttaatgttattttaggtctttttgtttgatggttttaatattttttagagttttttttttttaaagcaggattGGGAAGGAGACGGGGAGGCCCAGCTGGGGTTGAGGGGGCTCCAGGGGGTGTCTCACCATAGACCTGCAAGTGTCCGTAGCCCACCTCCGTCTGAAACTGCCTGTTGAGAGTCTGCAGGATGTAGGTGCCCGAGTGTCTGGGCAGGACGCCCTGGATGTCCAGGCCGCCGTCGGGGCGCACAGCCTCCCGCCCCGTGTGGGCCGGGCCGGGGGTCTCATCACCCGTGCTTACGATGTAGCTGGCCACCAGGTAAGACAGGCTGAGCGTGGGCCCCGCGTACCAGTTGTAGGCAAGGAGGTCCCCCGAAAGCCCTTGGACAGCCAGTGTGATGTTGTCCCCCTCGGATGGCTTGGCAGGCTGGGGGGTGATGGTGATCTCAGCTCCCACGCTTAGGAACGCGGCTGAGGAAGATGAGCCAGAGGGGTCAGATGAGGCAGGCTGGGACCGCTCCCCACATTTGATGGAGGAGGAGACATAGGCTCCTGCCGCATGTGTTGTTGCCACACGTGTTCCTGCTATGCAGTAAGTGCTGAATAAGTGTTAGCCAGGTGCAGGGGCTCAGTCCTGGGGAGATGGGTCTGTTCTGAGGACTGAACTGGATGGGCCATGCTAAGGATCTAGTATAAGGCTGGGCACACGGCAATCTCATAGCACACGCTCACAGCCTCCAGGAGCTTTTGGGTGCGTCCAGAGGGTTTTCCTTCTGTGAGAGTCATCATCAGGCCTACACTTATGAGATCAGGCTGCCTCACCCAGCCCCTGGGCCTggactcccagtccagtgctcttaCTCTGCCTCCCCAGGCTCGGCCACAGCAGAAAGTTGGGACGTGATGAATACACCCCACCCTTTCTGTTCTCAACTCAACAGATAAGCCTCAAACCCATCTAGCTGGTTGAGTCTGCCTGGGTTGGAGTTGTATGTGGTTTCCTGGAGTGGGGAGCCGGGGCACCTCTTATGTAAGACGTATTTACATGCCCAGCCTGGTTTCCGGTACTTTCCATGCTGTTAGAGCATGGCTAGGAGTAAGGGCTCTGGGTCTGGCTCTTAGCCCTGCTgttttctggctgtgtgacctgtgaccagtgacttcacctctctgagcctcaggtttctgGTCTATGAAGTGGGGGTCACGAGTGGACCACCTTTGTAAGGTGGTTATGAATACATGGAAAGCATTTAGAACAGCTCCCAGTATCCAGTAAATGCTAGTAAACCCTGCTTGTAATGACCTTCAAGTGACCCTGGGAGTTAGGCCCATCtcctagatgaggaaactgaggtttagaactGTCCAAACCATatccccaggccccaggaggaGCAGAGCTGCTGGTTCCAACTCACTCTAGTTCAGGCTTCCATAGCTCAAGTAAGAGTTTGCCCCAAGAATGCTCACACCCAAGCCTTAGAAATCTCCAAAATCCACCCCGAAAACCTCTCCGGGTGATGGTCCTTCCCGGCCTTCCCCTCGCTGGTGACCCTTGGAGGAGCAAACCACACCTGCATGATGCAGAGCAGTCCTCCCTACCCAGCATGCTGGATTTCCAGCTCacaccttccctccccaggccgggcatcccctcctttccccgtgGGGGCCGAATTCTGGGGGTGCCATCCTTGCTCACCACTGAGGAAGAGCCAGCTGTACCCGGTCAGCACCATCTTTCACCCCAGTCCGGCTCCTGGGGATAGTGGCGTTGGCGGCCCGGTGCTCCGAGGCCCTTCCTGATTGGGGTTTGGCTCCGTCTGGTGCCGGATCAGGGAGGGTTCGGTGATttggagctggggggggggggagatcaCCTGAATTTGGAAGGATCGAGTCACCGAGGATCTGGGGCCCCGTTTGGGTACCAGAGTGGGTGTGGCAGGCACGGGCCAGGGGTCACGACCTGGTCAGGCCTCCTGGGGCGCTGCCTAACCTTCTTTGTGCCGAGGGCCCAGATTTGGTACCAGGAGAAGAACCAGGtcgccagggaggagggaggaggggcaagggaAGATTTTAGGGCAGTTCTTAACCATGACCCAGGCCTTGGCTTCCCTGGTGAGCTTAGGGGTCACTGAGCAATAAAACCCATCAGCAGTGATTGCCCGTTTCCCAGTCCCAACGCCAAGGGTGACCTTCATGTGTCATCTCTGTGGCTGCCCTGTGATGTGGGCACTGTCAGAACCCCCagtggcagatgaggaaactgaggcaccaggaAAGGACTCTGACTTACCGATTCCTGCAAGGCGGGGGGAGAGGTCTGAATCCTGCCGTTTCCAAAGCTACacagaagggaaggaggctgggtgCCTCCACACTTTCTTTGGGGCCCTGCTTCATTTTGACCTCCTGCACAGGGCTGAGAAATTCAGTTTGTCTTCGCCTCTTGAGGCCTCGTTTTTGCCTATCTGTCAAATGGGTGTATGTGGAGACATTGGGGCCAGAGAGAGCCCAGTGTTGACCTGGGATCTGCACTTACTAGAAGTGGGGCTAGGGGCAGCCCCTTCCTGAGTTTCCGTTTACTGTGGAAAAACAGGGAGGATGTAGCCCTGACTCTGGTTGTTGAGAACAGTGAGATGCTACATGTCAGGAACTCTGCCAGCACCTGGCAGAGTCTGGGTCCCAAATACGAGGTGTGGTTGCTGTTACTGGACCTGGTTCCACTGTTCCTGGCCTccatgaccctgggcaagttatgGAGCCTGccaggccttggtttcctcatctgtaaaatgggagtgatgcTTGTACCCATCTCATGGGgttgtaaggatcaaatgagtGAACTTGTATGAAGTACTTACGATGATGGCAGACATGGAGCAAAAACGCAAtaaatcactcattcatttatgctacaaatatttaatgagcagaGACTGCCTGCCAGGCGCTGTTCTAGTGGCTGGTGGGTAAAATCCCTCTCTTCATCGTGCTGACAATTGTGGGATTAACACATAAACAGAAAATCTATTCCATGTTGATGGAGATAAGTgctcaggagaaaaacaaagctgagaaGGGGGCTTGTAATTTTGAAattgggggcagaggaggggctgagggaggatgTCTCTGGgaaggtgaccttgggcaggagCCATGGGGGATCTAGGAAGGGTGTTCCTAACAAATGTGTTATTATCAACATCTTGGTGGCTTCTGGGTCCTGGTCTCTCTGAGGCCCCAGCATCCAGCTTCTGGGCAGGGGGCCATACCTGCAGCTCACCTGTCCTGGTTTGCTCCTCCAGCACCGTGTCCTGAGCTGCCCTGgcaggggcagggcggggctcTGACATGGGGGGTGGTGCTAGgtgagaggggtgggggtggccagaTGCGTTGTGGGTGACCTGGCTCCTTCTGCTCCCCCCATCCCTCCTGCAACCTCACCTTACCCTTCTCTGTCCtggcccagccctctcccctgagCCCTGGGAACTTGTCCCAGTGTCATTCAGAATGCCTCCCCCGGATGTCCCTGGGAACCTCTCCCTCACCCCGTCCCAAACTGACCTCGGCATCTTCCCCCcgacctgctcctcctcctccttgtccttttATCAGGGATGGCGCCACTGTCCACCTGTCACTGGGACAGAGAGACTGGGTCTCGTCCTTGATGTCCAAttcccccccccaacccctcacACCACACCCTCTCATGCCTGCCTCTTAAATATCTCTTCCTTGTGTGCCTTTGTCTCTGTCCCTGGGTCCAtgtcctcccacccccccacccccctttccccacagctcCTTGTCTGGCTTCCCCTCCTCAACTCCTCCCTGATCTCTGGCCTTGGTTTGGCCCCATCTTGGTACTCAGAACCTGCTATGACTCCTTGGCATCCTCAGGAGAAAACCCAACTCCTCATGGTGGCCCACTGGGCCGTGcatggcctggccctgcccattTGACCAGCCTCATGGAACATCCCTTCCTTCTGGAAACTCTCTGTTCCAGTTATTCTGCCTCACTTGCCCTCTCTCCACCCAGCATATCCTTGTTTCCCTCTGCTCTATTTCATTGCCTATTCAACaactcctcctcttccaggaagccctcctggactCTCAGACAGGGTTAGATATGCCCTTGATCCCCAGTCCTCACCCTGACCACGCTGGGTCCTCACTCTCAGAGGGTGGGTCTGTTTCTTCAACAGGACTATGAGTTGTGGGAGGGCAGGACCACAGCTGCTTTGGTTgccactgtgtccccagcaccaccCAGCACGGGATCGGGTGCAGAGCAGAGGATCAGAGAGTGTCTGTGGAACCGGACACCGGGTGTGGATGACACAGAGAGGAGTCTCCAGGGAGGCCTGGGTTTCTGATAACTTGCCGTCTGGCCGAGGAGTGAGAAGAGGCTGTGGCTCTGAGAGTCTTGAGGCAGGTCCTGGCTTTTGTCCTACTCCACCAGGGCTCCCTACCTCCCCCAGCATCACCCGACCCTTCCTGATCTGCTCCCAGCCCCTACCTCTCTGGCCCTGCCTCTGGTGCCTCCAGACATGAGCCCAGAATTTTGGTCCAATTGAGCACTGAagtttcttgagcacctactacgtgccaggcccAGAACTGGGCAGGAAGTAGACCGGGCAGTCCTGGACAGGACCCTTTCTTTGCTTGTCTGGGAAGCAGGTGGTGGGTGATCATGACCCTGACCTCCCTGGAATTCCTCCAAGGGTGAGGGAGAGCAGGTGGGTGGAGAGTTCAGTGCTGGGCCTGTCCCAGAGTGGGAACTGGGTACATGGTTCCATTGTTCATTAACTTTTCAGCAAccgtttattgagcatctgttacgtaccaggcactgtgctaggctccaGGTTACAGCCCCATACAGGAAAGACAAAAGCCCTTGCTCCAGAGAGCTGACTTTTTTTGTCTGGGGAGATAGTCAACTGACAAATACAAACAGGTACAATATTATATCAGGTGGAGAtaatgctgtggagaaaaagaaagcagggttGGAGGTGTCTGGGGCACTGGCTTATaaagcacagagagaagatgTTTTAGGAGGCTACATTGCCATACTGAATCTGGGGGGAAAGCATTCCAGGGAGGGGGAACcataagtgcaaaggccctgaggcaggagtgtttTGGTGAGTGTGAGGTCATTGTAGCTGGAGCAGAGTCagtgagggcagagagggaaTAGGGTAAATTATTCAGGGCTTTGTGGGTCACAggaggactttggcttttactctgagatgGGAGCCCTGGGATGGATGTAAACAGAGGAGGGATGGGAGTTGACTTAGGTGTCAATAGGATCTTCTGGCTGCGTGTGGGGAACAGACTGTGCGGGGGGTGATGGCAGATGCTGAGAGGCAAGGAGGTGACTGTAATAGTCTGTGCTGTCCAATCTGGTAGCCACTACCACTAGCTTATCTGAATTGAGATGAGCTATGAGTAAAGAGTACACACCAaagtggtgatcattttgtaatatatacaaatattgaatcactatgttgtgcacctggagCTAACATACATTGTAGATCAATTACACTTCAACTAAGAAAAGGAAGGGCACATAATCACAGTATCCTAACAGGTTCTGCAGTGAACAATATTTACATTGTTGTAATGATGCAAACACTTTGTTTTGAGTTTCcttgtatatacaatggaatactactcagccatcaaaaggaatgaaataatgccacttccagcaacatggctggacctagagattatcatattaagtgaagtaagtcagagagagaaagacaaatatcatatggtatcacttatacatggaatctaaaaattgatacaaatgaacttatatacaaatactcattattgatataattaaaattatgataaaattttggggagaggatgaggaaggagaggtggaggtattaattaaattttatctctTATAACatctatacattttaaaatgtttttcttttctttttattgtatctctatgagataataaatttaacTAACCCtgttgtgataatcatttcacaacagatgtaaatcaaaccattaggctgtacaccataaacctatacagtgctgtatgtcggTGATTTGTTAATAAAACCGAGAAAAAACCCCCAGAATctgaaggtgaaaagaaaaaaacccacacactaAATACTGAAGATTTATTGCAGAccgaaaaaaaacaaaagaatgtaaaGTAGATCATTCACTTTTTATACTGAGTCCATgttaaaatgataacattttgccTACGCTGggtaaaataaattcatttcacctgtttctttttttttaactgcaggtactgggatggaacccaggaccacgtgcgtgctaagcatgcgctctaccactgagctattaccttcccccttcatctatttctttttacttttcttcatgtGATACCGGAACATTTTAAGGTGTATATGTGGCTTGCATCATGTCTATTGGATGGCTCTGGATCAGGCAGAGGGTGGTTATGCCTGGACCAGGAAGGGGCGAAGCTGTCGGATTGTTGATATATTTTACTAATGATACACTATTCACTTGACGTTGTGGGCTTTTCCTGTTATCTCATCCGggaccaccctccctccctgagaacccattttgcagataaggaaactgagacttggggcCGCAGCCTTAGGAGGTTGGAATGGGTAGGTCTTGAACTCTGCACAGCCAGCTGGTGACAAGGTTCTCTGACCTTGTTTTGTCAACTCTCTCCCCCCAACCCGGCTCTCTTATCTCACCAGCCTCATTGTTTGTTCCCTAGGGAGCCAGAGGCCATTTGGGCCTCCTTCTGTCTCCCCGCTGAGACCCCGCCCATCACTGACGTCATCGATATTCGTGAGATGGAATGAGTGGTCGGTTCTCCCGTGGCAGGACCCTTGTCCTGTCCCCCTGGGCAGAGCCCTAGAAGCTGAGAGGTTGGCTAGAGCTGCTCATTTAACTTGGCTGAAGCAGGCTTCTGACCTCCCGGccccccttttctcctccccttaTCTGTCCAGGGCGAGGCTGAGGTGCTGCAATATTTACTCATGGATCTGACTTCAGGGTGTGGCTTCCTGTGCCCGCCTGGCAACTCTGGGCTTGGtcctggtgggggcgggggcgggggcattGGGGGGAGGCTGTTCTATCCCACGTCCCCCACTTGATTCCTCACCCTCAAAAGAACACCGGGGCTACCCTGCAGAAGGGGACAGTGGGTTGGAGGTCAAGCCTCAGACCTTTGAGTaggctgttccctttgcctgggtacctgtccctccccaaccccttgccccctctcccctccttcacccGGGGTTTTCCAAGTCTTttaatcatttaacaaatatttgttaaacactGACTATCTGCCGGGCTGTGCTGGGGATACAGGCAACATCACTTCCCTTGTGGGACTAAATCCTATTGGAGGGAGATGTGCAATAATTAAAAGACTGATAGAGCGTATCTTGTCGGGTGGAGAtaagtgctataaaaatattcaataggGGGAGAGGTTGGGGAGTGGCAGGGGCAGCTCTTTTGgtagggagggtggagagggccTTTCTGACGAGGTGAcgtttgagcagagacctgaaggaggtgaccCGGGGGACTGTGACTATCTAGGGGAAGAGAGTTTTTGGCAGGTctcagcaagtgcaaaggccctgaggcaggagggtcCTGGATGAGTGTGAGGATAGGGAGGAGGTTTGGTGTGGCTAGAgctgtgtgagggagggggatcATGGGAAGAGGTGGTTATACAAAGAGCAGGGGACCCAGAAA
This region of Camelus ferus isolate YT-003-E chromosome 9, BCGSAC_Cfer_1.0, whole genome shotgun sequence genomic DNA includes:
- the CEACAM16 gene encoding carcinoembryonic antigen-related cell adhesion molecule 16, yielding MVLTGYSWLFLSAAFLSVGAEITITPQPAKPSEGDNITLAVQGLSGDLLAYNWYAGPTLSLSYLVASYIVSTGDETPGPAHTGREAVRPDGGLDIQGVLPRHSGTYILQTLNRQFQTEVGYGHLQVYEILAPPVVTANSTALVERRDTLYLTCSSPSPAEVRWFFNGEALPITIRLGLSPDGRVLTRHGVRREEAGAYQCEVWNPVSVSRSEPINLTVYFGPERVAILQDSTTRTGCTIKVDFNTSLTLWCVSRSCPEPEYVWAFNGRALKNDGQDHLNISSMTAAQEGTYTCIAKNPKTLLSGSASVVVKLSAAVVATMIVPVPSRPMEGQDVTLTVPGYPKDLLVYAWYRGPASEPNRLLSQLPSGNWIAGPAHTGREVGFPNCSLLVQKLNLTDAGRYTLKTVTLQGKTETLEVELQVAHLE